Proteins from a genomic interval of Corynebacterium deserti GIMN1.010:
- a CDS encoding bifunctional uroporphyrinogen-III C-methyltransferase/uroporphyrinogen-III synthase: protein MTIAHKAEMAETTGIETSQVSDNTRVTSGVETLTHGSLRPVAVKGGKLEGQTEELLPGKVIFVGAGPGNPDLLTVRAREVLGSTVRAITDEQVLKGVRAFVATEIPVPEDKLQAAEDEYERICAEAKENGARRKPARPAPPTAAEIVEVSDASPAEIVELVKDALSHGGDVIRLVTGNPLSSDGTLAEISAVSEAGIEFQVVPGMSLPATVPAFAGIALGSTYTETDVNGTDLDWDKLASAPQPLVLQARAKDLPRIADELKARSMPVDTPVSVTANGTTRLQRTYDTTLGLLGKLDAELTGPLVVTLGKGVDDRSKYSWWENRALYGWRVLVPRAKEQAASMSARLSSHGAIPQEVPTISVEPPRNPAQMERAIKGIVEGRYQWVVLTSVNAVKAVWEKITEFGLDSRSFAGVRIAAVGEKTAAEIRALGITPELLPARSRQNAQGLVDVFPEYFEELDPVGRVLLPRADIATDVLVDGLTDLGWEVEDVVAYRTVRAAPPSAEIRDMIKTGGFDAVAFTSSSTVKNLVGIAGKPHQRTIIACIGPMTAATAEELGLRVDVVPEIAEVPELIDALAEHVADLRAQGQLPPPRKKRRRRKAS from the coding sequence ATGACTATCGCCCATAAGGCCGAGATGGCTGAAACCACCGGGATCGAGACCAGCCAGGTTTCCGATAACACCAGGGTGACCTCCGGGGTTGAAACACTCACTCACGGATCTTTACGTCCTGTCGCTGTTAAAGGCGGGAAATTAGAGGGGCAAACGGAAGAGTTACTTCCAGGAAAAGTCATTTTTGTAGGTGCCGGTCCGGGTAATCCTGATCTTTTAACTGTTCGTGCCCGTGAAGTTTTGGGCAGTACTGTTCGTGCCATTACTGATGAGCAGGTTCTCAAGGGTGTTCGCGCGTTTGTTGCTACTGAAATTCCTGTGCCAGAAGACAAGCTTCAGGCTGCAGAGGATGAGTATGAGCGCATATGTGCGGAGGCGAAAGAGAACGGGGCGCGTCGTAAGCCTGCACGTCCGGCGCCGCCGACTGCCGCGGAAATCGTTGAGGTTTCTGATGCCAGCCCAGCGGAGATCGTTGAGTTGGTTAAGGACGCGTTGTCTCATGGTGGCGATGTCATTCGCCTTGTTACCGGCAACCCATTGAGCAGCGATGGTACTTTGGCTGAGATTTCTGCTGTTTCTGAAGCGGGCATTGAGTTCCAGGTTGTTCCTGGTATGTCGTTGCCTGCCACTGTTCCTGCGTTTGCGGGCATTGCGTTGGGATCCACTTACACCGAAACCGATGTCAATGGAACGGATTTGGATTGGGATAAGCTGGCCAGTGCACCCCAGCCCTTGGTGCTTCAGGCGCGCGCCAAGGATCTTCCGCGCATCGCTGATGAGCTGAAGGCACGCTCCATGCCAGTTGATACCCCGGTATCTGTGACGGCTAACGGCACCACGCGTTTGCAGCGCACCTACGACACCACCTTGGGGCTGCTGGGCAAGCTCGACGCAGAGCTCACTGGACCACTGGTGGTCACCCTGGGCAAGGGCGTCGACGATCGTTCTAAGTACTCCTGGTGGGAAAACCGCGCGCTGTACGGCTGGCGTGTGCTGGTGCCCCGCGCGAAAGAGCAGGCAGCATCGATGTCGGCACGCCTGAGCAGTCACGGCGCCATCCCGCAGGAAGTTCCGACGATTTCTGTCGAGCCACCACGTAACCCAGCGCAGATGGAACGCGCGATCAAGGGCATCGTGGAAGGTCGCTACCAGTGGGTCGTGCTCACCAGCGTCAACGCAGTCAAGGCGGTCTGGGAAAAAATCACCGAATTTGGCCTGGATTCCCGCTCATTTGCGGGCGTGCGCATCGCTGCAGTCGGCGAGAAAACGGCCGCCGAAATCCGCGCACTCGGCATCACACCGGAACTGTTGCCGGCGCGCTCGCGCCAAAACGCACAGGGGCTTGTCGACGTTTTCCCGGAGTACTTCGAGGAGCTTGACCCAGTTGGTCGAGTGTTGTTGCCACGGGCTGACATCGCAACCGACGTGCTTGTCGACGGCCTGACTGACCTTGGTTGGGAAGTCGAAGACGTCGTGGCTTACCGTACCGTTCGTGCGGCTCCGCCAAGTGCGGAAATCCGCGACATGATCAAGACCGGCGGTTTTGATGCTGTTGCTTTCACCTCGTCTTCTACCGTGAAGAACCTGGTGGGTATCGCTGGTAAACCACACCAGCGCACCATCATTGCGTGCATCGGACCAATGACCGCCGCAACTGCAGAAGAGCTGGGGTTGCGCGTAGATGTTGTGCCTGAAATTGCGGAAGTACCAGAGCTTATCGACGCCCTCGCGGAGCACGTTGCGGATCTGCGCGCGCAAGGTCAGTTGCCACCGCCGAGGAAGAAGCGCAGGCGTCGAAAAGCGTCTTAA
- a CDS encoding DUF3806 domain-containing protein, translated as MDIQQLDAETTAWKDRLLRTAQEAGFSSAPPQLYRDFETMVEQYQQAAAVDAEVDVTDIQQMLGVVVGEYLRAELGMEWVIITDDYGTDLAILAQAPNGANVYSCPIIVVGKRFSPEYEPGQLEFFCNQFLVTSKAQLLDGNS; from the coding sequence ATGGACATCCAGCAGCTTGACGCTGAAACAACAGCATGGAAAGACCGCCTCCTGCGCACTGCACAGGAGGCTGGTTTTAGTTCTGCACCGCCTCAGTTATATAGGGACTTTGAGACGATGGTGGAGCAATATCAGCAGGCTGCGGCTGTCGATGCGGAGGTTGATGTCACAGATATTCAGCAGATGTTGGGTGTTGTGGTGGGGGAGTACCTGCGCGCTGAGCTGGGAATGGAGTGGGTGATTATTACAGATGATTACGGCACTGACCTGGCAATTTTGGCGCAGGCCCCCAATGGGGCAAATGTGTATTCCTGCCCGATCATCGTGGTGGGCAAGAGGTTTAGTCCTGAATATGAGCCCGGTCAGTTGGAGTTCTTTTGCAATCAGTTCCTCGTGACGTCGAAAGCACAGCTTTTGGATGGTAACTCATAG
- the hemB gene encoding porphobilinogen synthase produces the protein MNASSDYSHALVRRPRRLRSNPAMREMVAETALRPADFILPMFYADGINEAREISSMPGVFQHTEDSLLRAAHEALEVGVRCVDLFGVPVDADKDATGSQAWAEEGILNRGVAALRQEFGDDLLIMADTCLDEFTDHGHCGVVTEDRHGNAIVDNDATLPLYQQMAVAQARAGAHIVSPSGMMDGQIAAIRAALDEEGFEDVAIMAYSAKYASAFFGPFREAVGSSLQGDRRTYQQDPANLRESLLEAELDIAEGADFIMVKPALPYLDVLTRIADTSPVPVAAYQVSGEYAMIQAAGRNGWVDLDAVMMESLTSIKRAGANQILTYFAVDAAKALRNA, from the coding sequence ATGAACGCATCATCTGATTATTCTCACGCACTTGTCCGCCGCCCTCGTCGTTTGCGCAGTAACCCTGCCATGCGGGAGATGGTGGCAGAAACCGCACTTCGGCCAGCAGATTTCATCCTGCCAATGTTTTATGCAGATGGAATCAATGAGGCCCGAGAGATTTCATCGATGCCTGGTGTTTTCCAGCACACCGAAGATTCGCTGCTGCGCGCAGCCCACGAAGCCCTTGAAGTTGGTGTGCGCTGCGTGGATCTTTTCGGGGTGCCAGTCGATGCGGACAAGGACGCCACCGGGTCACAGGCATGGGCTGAGGAAGGCATCCTTAACCGTGGAGTGGCAGCATTGCGCCAAGAATTCGGCGATGACCTGCTGATTATGGCCGATACCTGCCTGGATGAGTTCACCGATCACGGACACTGCGGTGTGGTCACTGAGGATCGCCACGGCAACGCCATCGTGGACAATGACGCCACGCTGCCTCTCTACCAGCAGATGGCTGTTGCTCAGGCTCGCGCCGGTGCACACATTGTGAGCCCCTCCGGAATGATGGACGGCCAGATTGCAGCCATCCGCGCAGCTCTGGATGAGGAAGGCTTTGAAGACGTCGCCATCATGGCGTACTCCGCAAAGTATGCTTCCGCATTCTTTGGTCCTTTCCGCGAAGCCGTAGGTTCCTCCCTTCAAGGCGATCGACGCACCTACCAGCAAGACCCTGCCAACCTGCGGGAATCCCTCCTGGAAGCGGAACTCGATATCGCCGAGGGTGCAGACTTCATCATGGTGAAGCCAGCGCTGCCGTATCTCGATGTACTCACCCGCATCGCTGATACCTCACCAGTTCCCGTCGCCGCCTACCAAGTATCTGGCGAGTACGCGATGATTCAAGCCGCTGGCCGCAATGGCTGGGTTGATCTTGATGCTGTCATGATGGAATCACTGACCTCCATCAAGCGTGCCGGCGCTAATCAGATTCTCACCTATTTTGCTGTCGATGCCGCCAAAGCTCTGCGCAATGCTTAA
- a CDS encoding heavy metal translocating P-type ATPase translates to MSRPEPSSVDKAVGAAISEARSAALKAGVGLHRPVDEEEDSQQSGIKVSLSFELEGLDNAPSLMAVERALEHIPGVSATLIYPTQTAWITATEKIDLDTIIGVFERFGIRAYLSNSSLMRRHQQLSAEISREARVERYQFRRASKRMSPRVRRHNREEMMQALRARESGWIKRKKKTTTLNDDAMSGDVLFTARALITPMRFWVCLPFALVVVLLSFNPSLQFDYWQWLSALLSIPVVMWGAWPFHRAAAGGIRRGISALDATSSVAIAAAYLWSLAMLFFETPGNKSWRSYPAWFAFDHGTLTQNEIYFDVACGITVLLLAGRLLTRKRSQSSLLAELDRLQIDPHQVVTVVRKHRATRKVIELNIPIMEVRVNDDIMIPPGTIIPVDGVVIGGGSSIAASIIMGQDNHDVKVNDKVFAGSLNITEEIKVRVIRTGHRTRIAAVHRWVKEATVKENRHNRAAIHSAGTLVPITFTLAVVNFCLWALISGNINAAFTTALAVLACVAPVALALSAPLATRNSVEAAARHGILVRSGEILRVLDDVDTVVFNRLGTLTDGEMTVETVTADKGEDPELVLRVAGALAMESNHSISKALVKASREARDSGTGGEDVPHWIDVGAVEITEEGAFQAKIELPYINSSGEKSMRTVDALLWRPRSMSEVREHLSPRLIAAATSGGAPLIIRWKGKDRGVITLNDHVRPDAAEAVSALEDQGIETMMLSRDTYPVARRYADNLGITHVLAGIAPGKKPHVVRSVHTRGSTVAMVGDGSVLDSMKVADVGILMGVNSHSELRDDTDDPAADVVVLRDEVASVPFLFRLARRYVKLVNGNIALSWIYNGVAMVLAISGLLHPMAATVAMLASSLIIEWRSGRARRF, encoded by the coding sequence GTGAGCAGACCCGAGCCATCCTCGGTGGACAAGGCCGTTGGCGCAGCCATTTCGGAAGCCAGGTCCGCCGCGTTGAAAGCAGGCGTGGGGCTCCACCGACCTGTTGATGAGGAAGAGGACTCACAACAATCTGGCATCAAGGTCTCTCTCAGTTTTGAGCTGGAGGGCCTGGACAATGCGCCGTCGCTGATGGCGGTGGAAAGAGCCCTCGAGCATATCCCTGGGGTGTCGGCAACCTTGATTTATCCGACACAAACGGCGTGGATTACTGCGACGGAAAAGATCGATCTCGACACCATCATTGGTGTTTTTGAACGTTTTGGCATTCGAGCGTATCTTTCCAATTCGTCGCTGATGCGTCGGCACCAGCAGCTCAGCGCGGAAATCAGTCGTGAAGCCCGCGTCGAGCGCTACCAATTTCGTCGGGCGTCGAAACGCATGTCGCCGCGCGTGCGGCGGCATAATCGGGAAGAGATGATGCAAGCACTTCGCGCCCGCGAAAGTGGCTGGATTAAAAGAAAAAAGAAAACAACAACGCTTAACGACGACGCCATGTCCGGCGATGTCCTCTTCACCGCCCGCGCTCTCATCACCCCCATGCGCTTTTGGGTGTGTCTCCCATTCGCCCTTGTTGTCGTGTTGTTGTCTTTTAACCCTTCGTTGCAATTCGACTATTGGCAGTGGCTGTCTGCGCTGTTGAGTATTCCTGTGGTGATGTGGGGTGCTTGGCCGTTTCACCGCGCGGCAGCTGGTGGTATTCGTCGAGGAATTTCCGCCCTTGATGCGACAAGCTCGGTTGCGATTGCAGCGGCCTATCTGTGGTCGCTAGCTATGTTGTTTTTTGAAACACCCGGTAACAAATCATGGCGGTCTTATCCGGCCTGGTTTGCTTTTGACCACGGCACGCTGACCCAAAACGAAATCTACTTTGATGTAGCCTGTGGCATCACTGTGCTGCTTCTTGCCGGCCGGTTGCTGACACGTAAGCGCAGCCAATCCAGCCTGTTGGCGGAACTTGATCGTCTCCAAATCGATCCTCACCAGGTGGTCACTGTGGTGCGTAAACACCGTGCAACCCGCAAAGTGATCGAACTCAACATCCCCATCATGGAGGTGCGCGTCAACGACGACATCATGATTCCACCCGGCACGATCATCCCCGTGGATGGTGTGGTCATTGGTGGTGGCTCGAGCATCGCGGCGAGCATCATCATGGGCCAGGACAATCACGACGTCAAAGTAAATGACAAAGTTTTTGCCGGCAGCTTGAACATCACGGAAGAGATCAAAGTTCGTGTCATTCGCACCGGCCACCGCACCCGCATCGCAGCTGTCCACCGCTGGGTGAAGGAAGCAACCGTCAAAGAAAACCGCCACAACCGCGCGGCCATTCACTCAGCTGGAACCCTTGTGCCCATCACCTTCACGTTGGCTGTGGTGAACTTCTGCCTGTGGGCGCTGATCTCTGGGAACATCAACGCGGCGTTTACCACTGCGCTTGCAGTGTTGGCCTGTGTGGCTCCCGTGGCGTTGGCGTTGTCAGCACCGCTGGCCACTAGGAACTCTGTGGAAGCGGCAGCCCGTCACGGCATTCTCGTTCGATCGGGTGAAATCCTTCGCGTGCTTGATGATGTCGATACCGTTGTGTTCAACCGCCTGGGTACCTTGACCGACGGTGAAATGACTGTGGAAACTGTCACCGCAGATAAGGGTGAAGATCCAGAACTCGTGCTGCGCGTGGCTGGCGCACTTGCCATGGAATCTAACCACTCCATCTCCAAGGCCCTGGTGAAGGCATCCCGTGAAGCCCGTGACTCCGGTACTGGCGGTGAGGATGTTCCACACTGGATCGATGTGGGCGCTGTGGAAATTACAGAAGAAGGTGCTTTCCAAGCAAAGATCGAACTTCCCTACATCAACTCCTCCGGTGAGAAATCGATGCGCACGGTTGATGCGTTGCTGTGGCGACCTCGTTCAATGTCGGAAGTCCGCGAGCACCTCAGCCCCCGCCTCATCGCAGCTGCCACCTCAGGTGGTGCACCCTTGATTATCCGGTGGAAAGGCAAAGACCGCGGTGTGATCACGCTTAACGATCACGTGCGCCCCGATGCCGCTGAGGCAGTTTCAGCACTGGAGGATCAAGGCATTGAGACGATGATGCTGTCGCGGGATACGTATCCAGTTGCTCGTCGCTACGCAGACAACCTTGGTATCACCCATGTCTTGGCCGGCATCGCGCCGGGCAAAAAGCCCCACGTCGTCCGCTCCGTGCATACCCGCGGCTCAACGGTTGCCATGGTCGGCGACGGATCGGTGCTTGACAGTATGAAAGTTGCCGACGTGGGCATTTTGATGGGTGTGAACAGCCACTCGGAGCTTCGCGACGATACCGATGATCCTGCAGCCGACGTTGTGGTGCTTCGCGACGAAGTTGCCAGCGTGCCTTTCCTTTTCCGATTGGCTCGCCGCTACGTCAAACTCGTCAACGGAAATATCGCCCTGTCATGGATCTATAACGGTGTGGCCATGGTTCTTGCGATTTCCGGCCTGCTGCACCCCATGGCGGCAACCGTTGCAATGCTCGCATCATCGCTGATCATTGAGTGGCGCTCTGGCCGGGCGCGCCGATTTTAG
- the hemE gene encoding uroporphyrinogen decarboxylase: protein MSATIIPAARRTLNNAPIIDAATGKTPTRTPVWFMRQAGRSLPEYKKVREGISMLDSCFMPELLAEITLQPVRRHDVDAAILFSDIVVPLRAAGVGVEIVPGRGPVLDAPIRSREDVSNLPILEGNVPEIEQGISIILDELTDSQALIGFAGAPFTLASYLVEGGPSKNHEKTKAMMHGDPDTWHALMQRLVPTVVNSLKSQIDAGIDAMQLFDSWAGFLTERDYTEFVLPYSTQILSEIEQYQIPRIHFGVGTGEILGAMSKAGSDVMGVDWRVPLDKAAERIHAASGPKVLQGNLDPALLFAGTAPLTREIERIKAEAQAAISAGHATGHIFNLGHGVLPNTVAEDITEAVAIIHQ from the coding sequence ATGTCTGCAACAATCATTCCAGCTGCGCGCCGCACGCTGAACAATGCTCCCATCATTGATGCCGCGACCGGCAAAACCCCGACCCGCACTCCGGTGTGGTTTATGCGCCAGGCAGGACGTTCGCTGCCTGAGTACAAGAAGGTTCGTGAGGGCATCAGCATGCTGGATTCCTGCTTCATGCCGGAGCTGCTTGCAGAAATCACCCTGCAGCCTGTCCGACGCCATGACGTTGATGCTGCGATTTTGTTCTCAGACATTGTTGTTCCGCTGCGCGCTGCAGGCGTGGGGGTAGAGATCGTTCCAGGTCGCGGCCCAGTGCTGGATGCGCCAATCCGCAGCCGTGAGGACGTTTCAAACCTGCCCATTCTGGAAGGAAATGTTCCGGAAATTGAGCAGGGCATTTCCATCATTTTGGATGAGCTCACCGATTCCCAGGCACTTATTGGTTTCGCAGGTGCACCATTTACCCTGGCCAGCTACCTCGTTGAGGGGGGTCCTTCAAAGAATCATGAGAAGACCAAAGCCATGATGCACGGTGATCCTGACACCTGGCACGCCCTCATGCAGCGTTTGGTCCCAACGGTGGTGAACTCCCTGAAATCCCAGATCGATGCCGGCATTGATGCCATGCAGCTTTTCGATTCTTGGGCAGGCTTCCTTACCGAACGTGACTACACCGAATTCGTGCTTCCGTATTCCACCCAGATCCTCTCTGAGATCGAGCAGTACCAGATTCCTCGTATCCACTTCGGTGTGGGTACCGGCGAGATCCTCGGCGCTATGTCTAAGGCAGGTTCAGATGTGATGGGCGTGGATTGGCGCGTTCCCTTGGATAAGGCCGCTGAACGGATTCACGCAGCATCTGGTCCTAAGGTTCTCCAGGGCAACCTCGATCCCGCACTGTTGTTCGCTGGAACGGCACCGCTGACACGTGAGATCGAGCGCATCAAGGCCGAAGCCCAAGCAGCGATTTCTGCAGGTCACGCAACAGGACACATCTTCAACCTCGGCCATGGAGTGTTGCCTAATACAGTGGCAGAAGACATCACCGAAGCTGTCGCCATCATCCACCAATAA
- a CDS encoding protoporphyrinogen oxidase, with the protein MRFAIIGAGLAGLTAAYEIHKADPQAHIDVLEAGERIGGKLFTVPFASGPTDIGAEAFLAARHDAVEFFTELGLADSLVTPSGAKSHYFAGGELHPFPAGGVMGIPSTSPDTSSDNAQDAPFTWTPGDDISVGALVRRQYGDEIVDSVVSSLLGGVYSSTADDLGLRATLPALAAALDQLAEAAADSQVTLSAAVKTVEAQREAAKQNSSETRPVFQTFKGGYAELYEALAEHSGADIHLDAFVSAITKSGDGFTIKGGGEGTYDKVILAVPAPTAAVLLRDIAPTAAPYLRAIKLASSAVVGLRFDSADGLPDNSGVLVAVGEPGITAKAFTFSSKKWPHLEARGGALVRASFGRLGDEASARMDEDALVDAALDDLKTITGFDGREAGLSEIFVQRWFGGLPAYGVDHIATVAAARKEIAAVDGVEAIGAWAGGVGVPAVIADAQAAVHRLVEN; encoded by the coding sequence ATGCGCTTCGCCATTATCGGTGCAGGCCTGGCAGGTCTAACTGCCGCATATGAAATCCACAAAGCGGACCCTCAGGCGCATATCGATGTGCTGGAGGCAGGCGAGCGCATCGGCGGAAAGTTGTTTACCGTTCCGTTCGCCTCAGGCCCTACCGATATTGGTGCAGAAGCCTTCCTTGCTGCCCGCCACGACGCCGTGGAGTTTTTCACCGAGCTTGGCTTGGCAGATTCCTTGGTCACTCCATCAGGTGCTAAATCTCACTACTTTGCCGGCGGCGAGCTTCACCCGTTCCCTGCAGGCGGTGTCATGGGTATTCCAAGCACCTCGCCAGACACCTCTTCAGACAACGCGCAAGACGCCCCTTTCACCTGGACTCCAGGCGATGACATCTCTGTCGGCGCCTTGGTGCGCAGGCAGTACGGCGATGAGATCGTTGATTCTGTCGTGTCTTCACTGTTGGGTGGCGTGTATTCCTCAACTGCAGATGATCTTGGCTTGCGCGCCACGCTTCCGGCTCTCGCAGCAGCGCTAGATCAGTTGGCTGAAGCAGCCGCAGACAGCCAGGTCACTCTGTCGGCAGCTGTGAAGACGGTTGAGGCACAGCGCGAGGCGGCGAAGCAGAATTCCTCAGAAACCCGCCCCGTTTTCCAGACTTTTAAAGGTGGTTACGCAGAGCTTTACGAAGCACTCGCGGAGCACAGCGGCGCTGATATTCACCTTGACGCATTTGTTTCTGCGATCACTAAGTCAGGCGATGGCTTCACCATCAAGGGTGGTGGCGAAGGCACCTATGACAAGGTGATTTTGGCCGTTCCCGCACCAACCGCTGCAGTATTGTTGCGTGACATTGCACCCACCGCTGCACCTTATTTGCGGGCGATCAAGCTTGCGTCGTCAGCCGTTGTTGGTTTGCGCTTCGATTCCGCCGACGGTCTGCCTGACAACTCTGGCGTGCTCGTCGCCGTCGGCGAGCCGGGCATCACCGCGAAGGCGTTCACATTTTCCTCCAAGAAGTGGCCACACCTGGAAGCGCGCGGTGGCGCGCTTGTCCGCGCATCATTCGGGCGACTAGGCGATGAGGCGTCAGCGCGCATGGATGAGGACGCGCTTGTCGACGCCGCCCTTGATGACCTCAAGACGATTACCGGCTTCGATGGTCGTGAAGCTGGATTGAGTGAAATCTTTGTCCAACGGTGGTTTGGTGGACTCCCCGCATATGGAGTTGATCACATTGCCACGGTTGCAGCTGCCCGTAAGGAGATCGCAGCCGTCGATGGTGTAGAGGCCATTGGCGCGTGGGCTGGGGGAGTGGGAGTACCCGCTGTCATCGCAGATGCCCAGGCTGCAGTCCACAGACTTGTAGAAAACTAA
- the hemL gene encoding glutamate-1-semialdehyde 2,1-aminomutase: MTHMTSSNTAQSAKWFEKAQKFTPGGVNSPVRAFGSVGGQARFIDKAHGSTLIDVDGNEYVDLVCSWGPMLMGHAHPEVVDAVQKAVVDGLSFGAPTVGEVELAQDIIKRTSVEEVRLVNSGTEATMSAVRLARGYTRRSKILKFEGCYHGHVDALLASAGSGVATFALPDSPGITGAQTSDTIVVPYNDIDAVRNAFAQYPGQIACIIAEAAGGNMGTVAPKDNFNDKLLAIAHADGALLILDEVMTGFRTSYRGWYGIDKVTADLVTFGKVVSGGLPAAAFGGKAEIMNMLAPQGPVYQAGTLSGNPVAVAAGRASLKLSDESLYQIINANADRLDSLISQALTREGVAHHIQRASNMLSIRFAEGEGHNFSDMKAADTFRFAPFFHALLDNGVYAPPSVFETWFVSAALTDDDFQKIEDALKPAAQAAATATEESAS; this comes from the coding sequence ATGACGCACATGACATCGTCCAACACGGCTCAATCCGCGAAGTGGTTTGAGAAGGCACAAAAGTTCACTCCTGGTGGTGTGAATTCGCCGGTTCGCGCTTTCGGATCCGTGGGTGGACAAGCTCGTTTTATTGATAAGGCCCATGGCTCTACGCTCATTGATGTCGATGGCAACGAGTACGTCGATCTCGTCTGCTCGTGGGGCCCCATGCTCATGGGTCATGCTCACCCAGAGGTTGTCGACGCCGTCCAAAAAGCCGTCGTAGATGGCCTATCTTTTGGCGCGCCAACGGTTGGTGAAGTTGAGCTTGCCCAGGACATTATCAAGCGCACCTCGGTAGAAGAGGTCCGCCTGGTTAACTCCGGAACTGAAGCCACCATGTCTGCAGTGCGCTTGGCACGCGGTTACACGCGTCGCTCCAAGATCTTGAAGTTTGAAGGCTGCTACCACGGCCACGTCGATGCTCTCTTGGCCTCTGCTGGTTCTGGTGTTGCCACTTTTGCGTTGCCTGATTCCCCAGGTATCACCGGCGCGCAAACCTCTGACACGATCGTTGTCCCGTACAACGACATCGACGCCGTCCGCAACGCCTTTGCCCAGTACCCAGGCCAGATTGCGTGCATCATCGCAGAAGCAGCCGGTGGCAACATGGGCACCGTCGCACCGAAGGACAACTTCAACGACAAGCTTTTGGCCATCGCCCACGCTGATGGCGCACTGTTGATCCTCGATGAAGTCATGACCGGCTTTCGCACCTCCTACCGCGGTTGGTACGGCATCGACAAGGTCACCGCAGACTTGGTCACCTTCGGCAAGGTCGTCTCTGGCGGTCTGCCAGCTGCGGCGTTCGGCGGCAAGGCTGAGATCATGAACATGCTGGCCCCACAGGGCCCCGTCTACCAAGCAGGCACTCTGTCCGGCAATCCAGTTGCGGTTGCAGCGGGTCGGGCGTCACTAAAGCTTTCCGACGAGTCTCTCTACCAAATCATTAACGCAAACGCCGACCGTCTTGATTCGTTGATTTCCCAAGCCCTCACGCGCGAAGGCGTTGCTCACCACATTCAGCGCGCTTCCAACATGCTCTCAATTCGTTTCGCAGAAGGCGAAGGTCATAACTTCAGCGATATGAAGGCAGCCGATACCTTCCGCTTCGCACCGTTCTTCCACGCACTGCTAGACAATGGCGTTTACGCTCCTCCAAGCGTTTTCGAGACCTGGTTCGTGTCAGCGGCGTTGACTGATGATGACTTCCAGAAGATCGAAGACGCCCTCAAGCCAGCTGCCCAGGCAGCCGCCACAGCAACCGAGGAGAGCGCATCATGA
- a CDS encoding histidine phosphatase family protein: protein MTHTIVHLVRHGEVHNPEKILYGRMPGYHLSSRGRSQAARTAESFNGHDVTYLAASPLQRVQETSEPFAAITGLDVITDEDLLEAGNRFEGLRTKGLRSQLWNPVRWPLMRNPLQPSWGEHYTDILERMMAAVERARVAAEGHEAIVVTHQLPIVCVQRHARGQSLWHNPATRQCDLASVTSLVFNDDRISQVHYNEPAQEI from the coding sequence ATGACCCACACTATCGTTCACCTGGTTCGCCACGGCGAGGTCCACAACCCAGAGAAGATTCTTTACGGTCGCATGCCGGGCTACCACCTGTCCTCGCGCGGACGCAGCCAAGCAGCCCGAACCGCCGAGTCTTTTAATGGCCATGACGTTACCTACCTCGCAGCATCGCCATTGCAGCGCGTGCAGGAAACCTCAGAGCCATTTGCTGCAATCACCGGCCTCGATGTCATCACCGATGAAGATCTGCTGGAGGCAGGAAACCGCTTCGAGGGATTGCGCACCAAGGGTCTGCGCTCTCAGCTGTGGAACCCCGTGCGCTGGCCACTCATGCGCAACCCGCTGCAACCCAGCTGGGGTGAGCACTACACCGACATCTTAGAACGCATGATGGCAGCGGTGGAACGTGCTCGTGTGGCAGCAGAAGGCCATGAGGCGATTGTGGTGACTCATCAGCTTCCCATCGTGTGCGTTCAACGCCATGCCCGTGGACAGAGTCTGTGGCACAACCCTGCCACGAGGCAGTGCGACCTGGCGTCGGTGACCTCGTTAGTGTTCAACGATGACCGCATTAGCCAGGTGCATTACAACGAACCAGCTCAGGAGATTTGA